A DNA window from Brachyhypopomus gauderio isolate BG-103 unplaced genomic scaffold, BGAUD_0.2 sc89, whole genome shotgun sequence contains the following coding sequences:
- the clic4 gene encoding chloride intracellular channel protein 4 isoform X2 produces MILWLKGVVFNVTTVDLKRKPADLQNLAPGTHPPFITFNGEVKTDVNKIEEFLEDVLSPPKYAKLGARHPESNTAGMDIFAKFSAYIKNSKPDGNEALERGLLKTLQKLDEYLCSPLPDEIDHNSMDDIKASRRKFLDGDNMTLADCNLLPKLHIVKVVAKKYRGFEIPKDMTGIWKYLSEAYTHEEFTNTCPSDKEIEIAYADVAKRLVK; encoded by the exons ATGATCCTCTGGCTGAAGGGTGTGGTCTTCAACGTCACCACGGTGGACCTGAAGAG GAAGCCAGCAGATCTTCAGAACCTGGCCCCTGGAACACACCCACCGTTCATCACCTTTAACGGGGAGGTGAAAACTGATGTCAACAAGATCGAGGAGTTCCTCGAGGACGTTCTCAGCCCACCcaa GTATGCTAAACTCGGAGCCCGGCATCCAGAGTCCAACACAGCTGGGATGGACATATTTGCCAAGTTTTCAGCTTACATCAAGAACTCCAAACCTGACGGcaatgagg cTCTTGAGCGTGGTCTACTGAAGACCCTGCAGAAGCTGGATGAGTACCTGTGTTCACCACTGCCTGACGAGATTGATCACAACAGCATGGACGACATCAAGGCGTCCCGCCGCAAGTTTCTGGACGGTGACAACATGACCCTGGCCGACTGTAATCTGCTGCCCAAACTTCACATCGTCAAG GTGGTGGCTAAGAAGTACCGGGGCTTCGAGATCCCCAAAGACATGACCGGCATCTGGAAGTACCTGAGTGAGGCATACACGCACGAGGAGTTCACCAACACCTGCCCCAGCGACAAGGAGATAGAGATTGCTTACGCTGACGTAGCCAAGAGGCTCGTCAAATAA
- the clic4 gene encoding chloride intracellular channel protein 4 isoform X1: MSFSVPQNGRGDNEPVIELFVKAGSDGESIGNCPFSQRLFMILWLKGVVFNVTTVDLKRKPADLQNLAPGTHPPFITFNGEVKTDVNKIEEFLEDVLSPPKYAKLGARHPESNTAGMDIFAKFSAYIKNSKPDGNEALERGLLKTLQKLDEYLCSPLPDEIDHNSMDDIKASRRKFLDGDNMTLADCNLLPKLHIVKVVAKKYRGFEIPKDMTGIWKYLSEAYTHEEFTNTCPSDKEIEIAYADVAKRLVK, translated from the exons gcgGGCAGTGATGGCGAGAGCATCGGGAACTGTCCCTTCTCTCAGCGTCTCTTCATGATCCTCTGGCTGAAGGGTGTGGTCTTCAACGTCACCACGGTGGACCTGAAGAG GAAGCCAGCAGATCTTCAGAACCTGGCCCCTGGAACACACCCACCGTTCATCACCTTTAACGGGGAGGTGAAAACTGATGTCAACAAGATCGAGGAGTTCCTCGAGGACGTTCTCAGCCCACCcaa GTATGCTAAACTCGGAGCCCGGCATCCAGAGTCCAACACAGCTGGGATGGACATATTTGCCAAGTTTTCAGCTTACATCAAGAACTCCAAACCTGACGGcaatgagg cTCTTGAGCGTGGTCTACTGAAGACCCTGCAGAAGCTGGATGAGTACCTGTGTTCACCACTGCCTGACGAGATTGATCACAACAGCATGGACGACATCAAGGCGTCCCGCCGCAAGTTTCTGGACGGTGACAACATGACCCTGGCCGACTGTAATCTGCTGCCCAAACTTCACATCGTCAAG GTGGTGGCTAAGAAGTACCGGGGCTTCGAGATCCCCAAAGACATGACCGGCATCTGGAAGTACCTGAGTGAGGCATACACGCACGAGGAGTTCACCAACACCTGCCCCAGCGACAAGGAGATAGAGATTGCTTACGCTGACGTAGCCAAGAGGCTCGTCAAATAA